A genomic segment from bacterium HR17 encodes:
- the hemC gene encoding Porphobilinogen deaminase produces the protein MSTRHPLRIGTRGSQLALVQTQWVVEALTTRDPTLPVEIVVIRTKGDVITDRPLREVAGKGFFVKEIESALLAGAIDCAVHSLKDLPTELPDGLTLAALCNRIEPRDALVVRGMAGTYDWQTVVAQLPVGARVGTSSLRRQAQLKYAFPHWQLLELRGNVDTRLRKLDAGQYDAIVVAAAGLLRLGLHERINCLLPPELCCPAAGQGVLAVESRAGDAATLELLASLDEPQLRAEVAAERAAMHALGAGCHTAVGAWAQVQGHQLLLWVAVAAPDGSHVWRHYATTALPDDPQQWNAVAHALGVAAAHALLTQGATTVR, from the coding sequence ATGTCTACTCGCCACCCGCTGCGCATCGGCACGCGGGGCAGCCAATTGGCACTGGTGCAGACCCAATGGGTCGTGGAGGCGTTGACGACGCGCGACCCAACTTTACCCGTTGAAATTGTCGTCATCCGCACCAAAGGTGATGTCATCACCGACCGCCCCTTGCGGGAAGTGGCGGGCAAAGGTTTTTTTGTCAAGGAGATTGAATCTGCCTTGCTAGCGGGCGCGATTGATTGCGCCGTCCACAGCCTCAAGGACTTGCCGACGGAACTGCCCGACGGTTTAACGCTGGCGGCGCTGTGCAACCGCATTGAGCCGCGCGATGCGTTGGTCGTGCGGGGCATGGCAGGCACCTACGATTGGCAAACGGTCGTCGCTCAACTGCCCGTCGGCGCGCGGGTCGGCACTTCGTCGCTGCGCCGCCAAGCCCAACTCAAATACGCCTTCCCGCACTGGCAACTGCTGGAACTGCGGGGCAATGTGGACACGCGGTTGCGCAAATTGGACGCGGGGCAGTATGACGCCATCGTCGTCGCGGCTGCCGGATTGCTGCGGTTGGGCTTGCATGAACGCATCAATTGCTTGCTGCCACCTGAACTCTGCTGCCCTGCAGCGGGGCAAGGGGTGTTAGCGGTGGAGTCGCGCGCTGGCGATGCGGCGACGCTGGAGTTGCTGGCGTCACTGGACGAGCCGCAATTGCGCGCGGAAGTCGCAGCGGAACGGGCAGCGATGCACGCTTTAGGCGCTGGCTGCCACACCGCTGTCGGCGCATGGGCGCAAGTGCAGGGGCACCAACTGCTCCTTTGGGTCGCTGTGGCTGCCCCCGACGGCAGCCATGTTTGGCGCCATTACGCCACCACCGCATTGCCCGATGACCCCCAACAGTGGAACGCTGTCGCTCACGCATTGGGTGTCGCCGCTGCTCACGCGCTCTTAACGCAAGGCGCAACGACTGTGCGCTAA